A single window of candidate division KSB1 bacterium DNA harbors:
- a CDS encoding SRPBCC domain-containing protein encodes MSEKLIVEKSVKLNADISKVWEALTHPEITKKYFFNCEAISDWQVGSPIIFKFISDGKEIVPVKGVITAIEPNRLLEHTCFAPEFENRPSKHTTVTYKLSSENGITNLSVTQGEFADEDTYNHTQASWDTVLEGLKTILES; translated from the coding sequence ATGAGTGAAAAATTAATCGTTGAGAAATCAGTAAAACTTAACGCGGACATCTCAAAAGTTTGGGAGGCGTTGACCCATCCCGAAATAACCAAAAAATATTTCTTTAATTGTGAGGCCATTTCAGATTGGCAAGTTGGAAGCCCGATAATTTTCAAATTCATATCTGATGGAAAGGAAATCGTGCCCGTCAAAGGTGTTATAACGGCTATTGAACCGAACCGGCTGCTGGAACATACTTGCTTTGCGCCTGAATTTGAAAATAGGCCGTCAAAACACACGACTGTAACTTACAAGTTATCATCAGAAAATGGCATTACAAATCTTTCAGTAACGCAAGGAGAATTCGCAGACGAGGACACCTATAACCATACTCAGGCAAGTTGGGACACTGTTCTTGAAGGCCTAAAAACGATTTTAGAAAGTTAA
- a CDS encoding asparagine synthetase B codes for MALLIFSLFTLHFSTAFAQKVLIPMDLKQTDHLKAYGVAFWALERSINVEWLLNYRGGSFMIDYFPAVERELRLRGVTFSNLSGTQASQVYAEIEEGNTDIILLEKAPKIAIYTPPNKQVWDDAVTLALTYAEIPYETLWDEEALKGDLKKYDWLHLHHEDFSGQYGKFYANFRNAPWYIEEVLQSETMAKAAGFSKTSEEKKAVARAFKNYVLSGGFLFAMCSATDTIELALAAENTDIAAAVFDGDPQDPDCQAKLDYSKTFAFENFTIEQNPLVYEHSDIDFPPSNMPRIRNAEADYFTLFEFSAKYDPVPTMLTQNHVSVVKGFMGQLTGFKRSLIKKSITVLGEVEGGEEVKYIHGNLGRGTFTFYGGHDPEDYQHFVYDPPTQLSLHKNSPGYRLILNNILFPAAKKKKRKT; via the coding sequence TTGGCTCTTTTAATCTTTTCACTTTTCACTCTTCACTTCTCAACCGCATTCGCTCAAAAAGTCCTCATTCCAATGGACTTGAAACAGACCGATCATCTCAAAGCTTACGGCGTCGCGTTCTGGGCATTGGAACGTTCGATAAATGTCGAATGGCTGCTCAATTACCGTGGCGGCTCCTTCATGATTGACTACTTCCCGGCGGTCGAACGCGAATTAAGACTGCGGGGCGTGACTTTTTCAAACCTCTCCGGCACACAAGCCTCGCAAGTTTATGCCGAGATTGAGGAGGGCAATACGGACATCATCTTGCTGGAAAAAGCCCCCAAGATCGCGATTTACACACCGCCAAACAAACAGGTCTGGGACGATGCCGTGACCCTGGCGTTGACTTACGCGGAAATTCCTTACGAAACCCTTTGGGACGAAGAGGCGCTCAAAGGGGATTTAAAAAAATATGATTGGCTTCATTTGCACCACGAGGATTTTAGCGGCCAGTACGGTAAGTTTTACGCCAACTTTCGCAATGCGCCCTGGTACATTGAAGAAGTTTTGCAAAGTGAAACCATGGCCAAAGCCGCGGGGTTTTCCAAAACTTCGGAAGAAAAGAAAGCAGTTGCCCGCGCTTTCAAAAATTATGTTCTCAGCGGCGGCTTTCTTTTTGCCATGTGCTCGGCCACCGATACTATCGAGCTTGCTTTGGCTGCAGAAAACACCGATATCGCCGCCGCGGTCTTTGACGGTGACCCGCAGGACCCCGACTGCCAGGCAAAGTTGGATTACTCCAAAACATTCGCATTTGAAAACTTCACCATCGAGCAGAACCCGTTAGTCTATGAACATTCGGATATCGACTTTCCACCGAGCAACATGCCGCGCATCCGAAATGCCGAGGCCGATTACTTTACTTTATTTGAATTCTCTGCGAAGTATGACCCGGTGCCGACCATGTTAACTCAGAACCACGTTTCGGTGGTCAAAGGATTTATGGGCCAGTTAACCGGGTTTAAAAGAAGTTTGATTAAAAAGTCGATTACGGTTTTGGGTGAAGTTGAAGGAGGCGAAGAGGTTAAATATATTCACGGCAATTTAGGCCGCGGCACTTTTACGTTTTACGGCGGCCATGACCCGGAAGATTACCAGCATTTCGTTTATGACCCACCGACTCAGCTTTCGCTGCACAAGAACTCGCCAGGCTATCGCTTAATTCTGAATAATATTTTGTTCCCGGCCGCGAAGAAGAAGAAGAGGAAGACTTAG